A window of Streptomyces gilvosporeus contains these coding sequences:
- a CDS encoding alkaline phosphatase family protein: MTLTRRKVLAGAAAAAALAPLATERLATAVQAPSTALPAPEQSGIDHVVVVMMENRSFDHYLGWLPGADGKQAGLTYTDRNGVAHSTQHLQTTQGCGNADPDHSFEGGRIEYNDGKCDGWLRAGANDEFAIGYYQQDDLAFYGKAAPAWTVCDRYFSATMAETYPNRFYQHSAQTDRIHNSTVTATIPTIWDRVADAGLRGRYYFNDVPFTALWGTKYAGISHPFGQFLTDCASGNLPEVSFVDPKFLDEDSGSSADDHPHADIRAGQYFLSQVYKAVTTSPAWERTLLVINYDEWGGFFDHVPPTTAPDAHPDWGLRGFRVPCLVISPRARRGHIAHGTYDHASVLKAIEWRWKLPALTPRDSAANNLAEVLDFTNPPDLTAPQYSVPPFTGLPCPPGQLADFEQWTALRDKAISDGWKLP; encoded by the coding sequence GTGACCCTCACCCGCAGAAAAGTCCTGGCGGGAGCGGCTGCTGCTGCCGCCCTCGCTCCGCTCGCCACCGAGCGCCTCGCCACCGCGGTGCAGGCGCCCTCCACCGCCCTTCCCGCTCCGGAGCAGTCCGGTATCGATCACGTCGTGGTCGTGATGATGGAGAACCGTTCCTTCGACCACTACCTCGGCTGGCTGCCCGGCGCCGACGGCAAGCAGGCCGGCCTGACGTACACCGACCGCAACGGCGTCGCGCACAGCACGCAGCATCTCCAGACCACCCAGGGCTGCGGCAACGCCGACCCCGACCACAGCTTCGAGGGCGGGCGGATCGAGTACAACGACGGCAAGTGCGACGGCTGGCTGCGCGCGGGCGCCAATGACGAGTTCGCGATCGGCTACTACCAGCAGGACGATCTCGCGTTCTACGGCAAGGCCGCGCCCGCCTGGACGGTCTGCGACCGGTACTTCTCGGCGACCATGGCCGAGACGTACCCGAACCGCTTCTACCAGCACTCGGCGCAGACCGACCGGATCCACAACTCCACGGTCACGGCGACCATACCGACCATCTGGGACCGGGTCGCCGACGCCGGGCTGCGCGGGCGGTACTACTTCAACGACGTGCCGTTCACCGCCCTGTGGGGCACGAAGTACGCGGGAATCTCCCACCCGTTCGGCCAGTTCCTCACCGACTGCGCGAGCGGCAACCTGCCCGAGGTGTCGTTCGTGGACCCGAAGTTCCTCGACGAGGACAGCGGCTCCTCCGCCGACGACCACCCGCACGCCGACATCCGCGCCGGCCAGTACTTCCTGAGCCAGGTCTACAAGGCGGTCACCACCAGCCCTGCCTGGGAGCGGACCCTGCTGGTGATCAACTACGACGAGTGGGGCGGCTTCTTCGACCACGTCCCGCCCACCACAGCGCCCGACGCCCACCCCGACTGGGGTCTGCGCGGCTTCCGGGTGCCGTGCCTGGTCATCTCCCCGCGCGCCCGGCGCGGCCACATCGCGCACGGCACATACGACCACGCCTCCGTCCTCAAGGCGATCGAGTGGCGCTGGAAGCTGCCCGCGCTCACTCCCCGCGACTCCGCCGCGAACAACCTCGCCGAGGTCCTGGACTTCACCAACCCGCCGGACCTCACCGCACCGCAGTACTCCGTGCCGCCCTTCACCGGCCTGCCGTGCCCGCCTGGCCAACTCGCCGACTTCGAGCAGTGGACCGCGCTGCGCGACAAGGCCATATCCGACGGATGGAAGCTCCCGTAA
- a CDS encoding ABC transporter permease, producing MTTLTDTAVAAAVPVRRRRSAGWLAVAPLLAFVALSFGAPALAMLGGAFTAKDPATGATSYTTANFTASLHGAYLTALLGSIKLSAVSAGIAAVLGLLLAQAVVTSRFRALREAVLTASGVLANFGGVPLAFAFVATLGNSGVLTGRLGLAHDGWDLYSFWGLTLTYLYFLIPLMVLTVTPALDGLRSQWREAAQNNGATAAQYWRHIALPVLAPSLLGGLVLLFGSAFAAYATAAAMVGSSVPLVTLQIADAISGNVLVGQENVALAMSLDMVAVACLVMAVYLPLQRRSARWLD from the coding sequence ATGACCACGCTCACCGACACCGCCGTGGCGGCCGCCGTCCCCGTACGGCGCCGCCGCTCGGCCGGGTGGCTGGCGGTGGCCCCGTTGCTCGCCTTCGTGGCACTGAGCTTCGGGGCCCCCGCCCTGGCCATGCTGGGCGGCGCCTTCACCGCCAAGGATCCGGCCACCGGAGCCACCTCGTACACCACGGCCAACTTCACCGCCTCCCTGCACGGCGCCTACCTCACCGCCCTGCTCGGCAGCATCAAGCTCTCCGCCGTGTCGGCGGGGATCGCTGCCGTGCTCGGGCTGCTGCTCGCCCAGGCCGTGGTCACCTCCCGCTTCCGGGCCCTGCGGGAAGCCGTGCTCACCGCCTCCGGAGTGCTCGCCAACTTCGGCGGCGTGCCCCTGGCCTTCGCATTCGTGGCCACCCTCGGCAACTCCGGTGTGCTCACCGGCCGACTGGGCCTGGCCCACGATGGGTGGGACCTGTACAGCTTCTGGGGCCTGACCCTGACCTATCTCTACTTCCTCATCCCGCTGATGGTGCTCACTGTCACCCCCGCTCTGGACGGACTGCGCTCCCAGTGGCGCGAAGCGGCGCAGAACAACGGCGCGACAGCCGCCCAGTACTGGCGGCATATCGCCCTGCCGGTGCTGGCGCCCTCGCTGCTCGGCGGACTGGTCCTGCTCTTCGGCAGCGCCTTCGCCGCGTACGCCACCGCCGCGGCCATGGTGGGCAGTTCGGTCCCGCTGGTGACCCTCCAGATCGCGGACGCCATCTCCGGCAACGTGCTGGTCGGACAGGAGAACGTGGCGCTGGCCATGAGTCTGGACATGGTCGCGGTCGCCTGCCTGGTGATGGCCGTGTACCTGCCCCTGCAACGACGGAGCGCACGATGGCTCGACTGA
- a CDS encoding MBL fold metallo-hydrolase — MPAEVIFFNVGQGDCTLIVFHDGNPYNGDSAVLVDAGSKKEVGHAASGGTDTTAKAENRKRVKEKIAGYLGGLKNPNTLDYVVVTHPDVDHYNLIPYMLLEDDESALKYTVNNLLYVGTPAEHNTKRATKATTRDLLIPTSKYNPKIKKKEVVASPTKPRRLDLAGSGSGDAGLYVIAANTVCTKNEVTDAKKPRIDGTTSARRIPLAGWPGTAVPAGSDDEEELDLPAEAEDNRKSICLMLVGAADGGKEQRVFLMADAGHEVEDVLTDKRNNARWTPKLKRTGNTWLKVGHHGSDTATYAKWLDHITPDGMFISSGTLPFGVSGIPKFSHLKTIVQRWIDKKLPPVVVAPDPANPLLPDIAYYGDTAGDLPRPKAAPAAASEGAYYRLEGGIKGVATTLTRMPGKGRDKDSKALKISLGHDWHLAIDAKGPNTYSITYK, encoded by the coding sequence GTGCCCGCAGAAGTGATCTTCTTCAACGTAGGCCAAGGCGACTGCACGCTGATCGTGTTCCACGACGGCAATCCCTACAACGGCGATTCCGCGGTGCTGGTGGACGCCGGATCCAAGAAGGAGGTCGGTCACGCCGCGTCGGGAGGAACGGATACCACGGCGAAGGCGGAGAACAGGAAACGGGTCAAGGAGAAGATCGCGGGATACCTGGGCGGCCTCAAGAACCCGAACACGCTCGACTACGTCGTTGTCACGCACCCCGATGTGGATCACTACAACCTGATTCCCTACATGCTCCTGGAAGACGACGAGTCGGCGCTGAAATACACCGTCAACAACCTGCTCTACGTGGGAACTCCCGCCGAGCACAATACGAAGCGGGCCACCAAGGCGACCACCCGTGACCTCCTGATTCCGACAAGTAAATACAACCCCAAAATCAAGAAGAAGGAAGTCGTCGCGTCCCCCACCAAACCCCGGAGGCTCGATCTGGCGGGCAGCGGCAGCGGTGATGCCGGCCTCTATGTGATCGCGGCCAATACCGTCTGTACCAAGAACGAGGTGACGGACGCCAAGAAACCCCGCATCGATGGCACCACCTCGGCCCGGCGGATCCCGCTGGCCGGCTGGCCCGGCACCGCGGTGCCGGCCGGATCGGATGACGAGGAAGAACTCGACCTCCCCGCCGAGGCGGAGGACAACCGGAAGTCGATCTGTCTGATGCTGGTCGGCGCGGCCGATGGGGGCAAGGAACAGCGGGTCTTCCTGATGGCAGACGCCGGCCACGAAGTCGAGGACGTCCTGACGGACAAGCGCAACAACGCGCGGTGGACCCCGAAGCTGAAGCGCACCGGGAACACCTGGCTGAAGGTGGGCCACCACGGCAGCGACACCGCGACCTATGCCAAATGGCTGGACCACATCACGCCCGACGGCATGTTCATCAGCTCCGGGACGCTGCCGTTCGGCGTCTCGGGCATCCCGAAATTCTCCCACCTGAAGACGATCGTCCAAAGGTGGATAGACAAGAAGCTGCCGCCGGTGGTGGTCGCCCCGGACCCGGCGAACCCGCTGCTCCCGGACATCGCCTACTACGGGGACACCGCGGGCGACCTGCCCCGCCCGAAGGCGGCGCCCGCCGCGGCCTCCGAAGGCGCCTATTACCGGCTGGAGGGCGGCATCAAGGGAGTCGCCACGACCCTTACCCGGATGCCCGGAAAGGGGCGGGACAAGGACTCCAAGGCGCTCAAGATCTCCCTGGGTCACGATTGGCATCTCGCCATCGATGCCAAGGGTCCCAACACCTATTCGATCACCTATAAGTGA
- a CDS encoding ABC transporter ATP-binding protein → MTNPNTTTTVLATDSDSDGHRPQVAGATVAFRTLRRAFGATVALDGLDLTVHPGELLALLGPSGCGKTTALRMLAGFEYPDSGQVLVDGRDVTAVPAHRRDTGMVFQSYSLFPHLNALDNVAFGLRMRKVRTALRRTRAAELLDLVGLPDHGSRYPHQLSGGQQQRIALARALALRPRVLLLDEPLSALDAKVRLTLREEIRRLQQELGITTLFVTHDQEEALSMADRVAVMRGGRLEQCATPADLYARPATAFVAEFVGTMSRIPGRIVDSGTVEVLGRRLPLDGGAPAAAAGEVDVLVRPEAVRLGHDPAGQARVVATAFLGAVTRVTVTLSDGTSVKADLPTESAAGLPPGSPVAVTLPDRPVLVAPRAA, encoded by the coding sequence ATGACCAACCCCAACACCACCACCACCGTCCTGGCCACGGACTCGGACTCGGACGGTCACCGGCCCCAAGTGGCCGGAGCCACCGTCGCATTCCGTACCCTGCGCCGCGCTTTCGGTGCCACCGTGGCCCTCGACGGACTCGATCTCACCGTGCACCCAGGTGAACTCCTCGCCCTCCTGGGCCCGTCCGGCTGCGGCAAGACCACCGCGCTGCGCATGCTGGCCGGTTTCGAGTACCCCGACTCCGGTCAGGTCCTCGTCGACGGCCGGGACGTCACCGCCGTCCCGGCGCACCGCCGCGACACCGGCATGGTCTTCCAGTCCTACAGCCTCTTCCCGCATCTGAACGCCCTGGACAACGTGGCCTTCGGGCTGCGCATGCGGAAGGTACGGACGGCCCTGCGCCGCACTCGCGCCGCCGAACTGCTCGACCTGGTCGGCCTGCCCGACCACGGCAGCCGCTATCCGCACCAGCTCTCCGGCGGCCAGCAGCAGCGCATCGCCCTCGCCAGGGCCCTGGCACTGCGCCCGCGCGTCCTGCTGCTGGACGAGCCGCTGTCCGCCCTGGACGCCAAGGTCCGGCTCACCCTGCGCGAGGAGATCCGGCGCCTGCAACAGGAGTTGGGCATCACCACCTTGTTCGTCACCCACGACCAGGAGGAGGCCCTGTCGATGGCCGACCGCGTGGCGGTGATGCGGGGCGGCCGGCTGGAGCAGTGCGCGACGCCGGCCGACCTGTACGCCCGGCCCGCCACCGCCTTCGTCGCCGAGTTCGTCGGAACCATGAGCCGCATCCCCGGCCGCATCGTCGACAGCGGGACCGTCGAGGTGCTCGGCCGCCGGCTGCCACTCGACGGCGGGGCGCCCGCAGCGGCGGCAGGTGAGGTCGACGTACTCGTACGGCCCGAGGCGGTGCGGCTCGGCCACGACCCGGCCGGCCAGGCCCGGGTCGTCGCCACCGCCTTCCTCGGCGCCGTCACCCGCGTGACCGTGACGCTGTCCGACGGTACGTCCGTCAAGGCCGACCTGCCCACCGAGTCCGCCGCCGGCCTCCCGCCCGGCTCGCCGGTGGCCGTCACCCTGCCCGACCGCCCCGTCCTCGTCGCCCCCCGCGCGGCCTGA
- a CDS encoding ABC transporter permease, translating into MARLTTLKLRGAGARRPRLWRGAILACAAVYFLVPLAASVVFTIDVPGKGVTFDAYTQIFRADGFASSLLLSLELAAATIAVVLVLMVPAMVALRLGAPRLRPVVEVVCSLPLVVPPIALVAGIGTVLKWGPEHLASTPFFQTLVAIQNPSFPAVLVLAYTVMALPFVYRALDAGLRAVDIRTLTEAARSCGTSWPRALLHAVLPNLRGALLNASFLTLALVLGEFTVAQLLGFQPFAVWIVNISGSQAQLSVAVSVLSLLITWALLLALASFGGGSHRGDGRRGNPPRTARTPCSTRTARTARTARIAEE; encoded by the coding sequence ATGGCTCGACTGACGACTCTGAAGCTGCGCGGTGCGGGCGCTCGCCGCCCGCGGCTGTGGCGCGGGGCGATCCTCGCGTGCGCCGCCGTGTACTTCCTGGTGCCCCTGGCGGCCTCCGTGGTCTTCACGATCGACGTGCCCGGCAAGGGGGTCACCTTCGACGCCTACACCCAGATCTTCCGCGCCGACGGTTTCGCCTCCAGCCTGCTGCTCTCGCTGGAACTCGCCGCCGCCACCATCGCCGTGGTGCTCGTGCTGATGGTCCCGGCCATGGTCGCCCTGCGGCTGGGCGCGCCCCGGCTCCGCCCGGTCGTGGAGGTCGTCTGCTCGCTGCCGCTCGTGGTACCGCCGATCGCCCTGGTGGCCGGGATCGGCACGGTACTGAAATGGGGACCCGAGCACCTGGCCTCGACCCCGTTCTTCCAGACACTGGTGGCGATCCAGAACCCCTCCTTCCCCGCCGTGCTGGTCCTGGCGTACACCGTGATGGCGCTGCCGTTCGTGTACCGGGCGCTCGACGCCGGACTGCGGGCCGTGGACATCCGCACCCTGACCGAGGCCGCCCGCAGCTGCGGTACCAGCTGGCCGCGCGCCCTGCTGCACGCGGTGCTGCCCAACCTGCGCGGCGCGCTGCTGAACGCCTCGTTCCTCACCTTGGCGCTGGTGCTCGGCGAGTTCACCGTCGCCCAACTGCTCGGCTTCCAGCCCTTCGCCGTGTGGATCGTCAACATCAGTGGCTCGCAAGCGCAGTTGTCCGTCGCCGTGTCCGTGCTCAGCCTGCTGATCACCTGGGCGCTGCTGCTGGCCCTCGCCTCGTTCGGCGGCGGGTCCCACCGGGGTGACGGACGCCGCGGCAATCCCCCTCGTACCGCCCGTACCCCCTGTAGCACTCGTACTGCCCGTACTGCCCGTACCGCCCGTATCGCCGAGGAGTGA
- a CDS encoding HAD family hydrolase: MSADTPHNHPLQAVLFDMDGTLVDTEELWWQAVQEVAGPIGHRLTDADIPEVLGRAVHHTAAHLHRVTDGARSAGELCGALEARFTALVSTQVRPLPGALTLLDALAAEGVPVGLVTASPRSVADLVLRALGANRFAVSVTAGETPRTKPAPDPYLAAVRQLGAAPPACVAVEDTPTGVTSAEAAGCRVLAVPSAVPIPSAHGRAVVSSLVEADPALLRALVKDRSFNALT, translated from the coding sequence GTGTCAGCCGATACCCCCCACAACCACCCTCTGCAAGCCGTCCTCTTCGACATGGACGGCACCCTCGTGGACACCGAGGAACTGTGGTGGCAGGCGGTCCAGGAGGTGGCCGGTCCGATCGGCCACCGGCTCACAGACGCCGACATACCCGAAGTGCTGGGCCGGGCGGTTCACCACACCGCGGCGCACCTGCACCGCGTCACGGACGGCGCACGGTCCGCGGGTGAACTGTGCGGCGCCCTCGAAGCGCGCTTCACCGCACTCGTCTCCACACAGGTGCGCCCGCTGCCCGGCGCCCTCACCCTGCTCGACGCGCTCGCCGCCGAGGGAGTGCCGGTCGGCCTGGTGACCGCGTCCCCGCGCAGCGTGGCCGACCTGGTGCTCCGGGCCCTGGGCGCGAACCGGTTCGCCGTCTCGGTGACGGCGGGCGAGACACCGCGCACCAAACCCGCGCCCGACCCGTACCTCGCCGCCGTACGGCAGCTCGGCGCCGCGCCCCCTGCGTGCGTCGCCGTGGAGGACACGCCCACCGGGGTCACCTCCGCCGAAGCCGCCGGGTGCCGGGTACTGGCGGTGCCCTCCGCCGTGCCGATACCTTCAGCGCACGGGCGGGCCGTGGTGAGCAGCCTGGTCGAGGCGGATCCGGCGCTGCTGCGGGCACTGGTGAAAGACCGTTCCTTTAACGCCCTGACCTGA
- a CDS encoding alkaline phosphatase family protein, with product MKHRLTCSRRRLLALLVGFTALVAGAAGTMLVQQAGASPIASPKPQHVFVINLENKGYDETWGPDSKAPYLSKTLRSQGVLLSQYYGTGHNSLDNYLSQISGQAPNAATQADCQTFTPFVQTGTVAPQQAVGQGCVYPSGVKTLADQLTATGHSWKGYMEDMGTPCRHPQLGAVDDTQKAKVGDQYATRHNPFMYFHSIIDQADSCAQHVVDLSALTTDLKSTSTTPALSYLTPNLCDDGHDAPCVDGRPGGLVSADAWLKQWVPVITSSPAFKKDGMLVITFDESDGPQEDASACCGEGPAPNAALPGITGLGGGRTGALVLSPFTKPGTWSSTPYNHYSLLAGIEDQFGLPYLGYAGQKGLNHFGTDVFNAGV from the coding sequence ATGAAACACCGACTCACCTGCAGCCGACGCCGCCTCCTGGCCCTCCTCGTCGGTTTCACCGCCCTCGTGGCGGGGGCCGCCGGCACGATGCTGGTACAGCAGGCCGGGGCTTCCCCCATCGCGTCCCCGAAGCCCCAGCACGTCTTCGTCATCAACCTGGAGAACAAGGGCTACGACGAGACCTGGGGGCCCGACTCCAAGGCGCCGTACCTCAGCAAGACGCTGCGGTCCCAGGGCGTGCTGCTGTCGCAGTACTACGGCACCGGCCACAACAGCCTGGACAACTACCTTTCTCAGATATCCGGCCAGGCGCCCAACGCCGCCACCCAGGCGGACTGCCAGACCTTCACGCCCTTCGTGCAGACCGGGACCGTCGCCCCGCAGCAGGCCGTCGGCCAGGGCTGCGTCTACCCGAGCGGCGTCAAGACGCTCGCCGACCAGCTGACCGCCACCGGGCACAGCTGGAAGGGGTACATGGAGGACATGGGAACGCCGTGCCGCCATCCGCAGCTCGGCGCGGTGGACGACACGCAGAAGGCCAAGGTCGGCGACCAGTACGCGACCCGGCACAACCCGTTCATGTACTTCCACTCGATCATCGACCAGGCGGACTCCTGCGCCCAGCACGTGGTCGACCTCTCCGCCCTCACCACCGACCTGAAGAGCACCTCGACCACGCCTGCGCTGAGCTACCTCACGCCGAACCTGTGCGACGACGGGCACGACGCGCCCTGCGTGGACGGCCGACCCGGCGGCCTGGTCTCCGCCGACGCGTGGTTGAAGCAGTGGGTGCCCGTGATCACCTCCTCTCCCGCCTTCAAGAAGGACGGCATGCTGGTGATCACCTTCGACGAGTCGGACGGGCCCCAGGAGGACGCGAGCGCCTGCTGCGGCGAGGGGCCGGCCCCGAACGCGGCTCTGCCCGGCATCACCGGCCTGGGCGGCGGCCGTACGGGTGCGCTCGTGCTCTCGCCGTTCACGAAGCCCGGTACCTGGAGCAGTACGCCGTACAACCACTACTCGCTGCTGGCCGGCATCGAGGACCAGTTCGGGCTTCCGTACCTGGGCTATGCCGGGCAGAAGGGGCTGAACCACTTCGGCACGGACGTGTTCAACGCCGGGGTGTGA